Proteins encoded in a region of the Mycobacterium branderi genome:
- a CDS encoding MmpS family transport accessory protein → MNDPRRPDYTRPARPGGEPTERLRQPYSPYNDPAYAGQTPYYQGSPPRPGPTETNPTEKLPQYWLPDQPTTPPPGRPKPPRWLWVAVAAAALLVAALVIALVIANGAARKQTAVEPLPAMPGSTTSGSAASPSTTTSAPSATTSTSEPSESSETTSAAGEEAVVYNVSGEGRAISITYVDTGGVMQTEFNVALPWSKQVSLPKSGDRKANVTIINIGNKVTCTVTVAGVQVREHTGSGLTVCDAPS, encoded by the coding sequence ATGAACGATCCGCGTCGACCCGACTACACCCGTCCGGCTCGGCCCGGCGGCGAACCGACCGAGCGGCTCCGCCAGCCCTATTCGCCGTACAACGACCCCGCCTACGCCGGTCAAACGCCGTACTACCAGGGTTCTCCGCCGCGCCCGGGACCGACCGAAACCAACCCGACCGAGAAGTTGCCGCAGTACTGGCTGCCGGATCAGCCGACCACGCCTCCGCCCGGGCGGCCGAAGCCGCCGCGCTGGTTGTGGGTCGCCGTGGCGGCCGCGGCGTTGCTGGTGGCGGCGCTCGTCATCGCGCTGGTGATCGCCAACGGCGCGGCCAGAAAACAGACCGCGGTCGAGCCGTTGCCCGCAATGCCGGGTTCCACGACGTCCGGGTCGGCGGCGTCGCCGTCGACAACTACATCGGCGCCCAGCGCCACTACGTCGACGTCGGAGCCGTCGGAATCGAGCGAGACCACCAGTGCCGCCGGCGAAGAGGCAGTCGTCTACAACGTCAGCGGGGAGGGCCGGGCAATCAGCATCACCTACGTCGATACCGGCGGCGTGATGCAGACCGAGTTCAACGTGGCGCTGCCGTGGAGCAAACAAGTCAGCCTGCCCAAGTCCGGCGATCGCAAGGCCAACGTCACGATCATCAACATCGGCAACAAGGTCACGTGCACGGTCACGGTGGCCGGTGTCCAGGTGCGCGAGCACACCGGCTCGGGTTTGACCGTCTGCGACGCGCCCTCTTAA
- a CDS encoding carboxyl transferase domain-containing protein, whose protein sequence is MTTAVVNREAHQALVAQLREKLAVAALGGPESARERHVGRGKLLPRDRVDGLLDPGSPLLEVAPLAANGMYDDECPGAGIITGIGRVSGRECMIVANDATVKGGTYYPITVKKHLRAQEIAGQNRLPCIYLVDSGGAFLPRQDEVFPDREHFGRIFYNQANLSAEGIPQIAAVLGSCTAGGAYVPAMSDEAVIVRNQGTIFLGGPPLVKAATGEVVTAEELGGGDLHSKTSGVTDHLAHDDRDALNIIRRIVATLGPRGPRAWDVLPTVDPIAEQTELYDVVPVDPRIPYDVHQVITRIVDGGEFGEFKAEYGTTLVTGFARIHGHPVGIVANNGVLFGESALKGAHFIELCDKRMVPLLFLQNISGFMVGRDYEAGGIAKHGAKMVTAVACARVPKLTVVIGGSYGAGNYSMCGRAYSPRFLWMWPNARISVMGGEQAASVLATVRGEMTAEEEEAFKAPIRAQYEHQGNPYYSTARLWDDGVIDPADTRTVVGLALSVVANAPVEPVSYGVFRM, encoded by the coding sequence ATGACCACTGCAGTCGTGAATCGCGAGGCGCACCAGGCGCTGGTGGCCCAGCTGCGCGAGAAGCTGGCCGTGGCCGCGCTCGGTGGACCGGAAAGCGCGCGCGAGCGACACGTGGGCCGCGGCAAGCTGCTGCCGCGCGACCGGGTCGACGGTCTACTCGATCCCGGCAGCCCACTGCTGGAAGTAGCGCCTCTAGCCGCCAACGGCATGTACGACGACGAGTGTCCCGGCGCGGGCATCATCACGGGGATCGGCAGGGTCTCGGGCCGCGAGTGCATGATCGTCGCCAACGACGCGACGGTCAAAGGCGGGACCTACTATCCGATCACCGTCAAAAAGCACCTGCGGGCCCAGGAGATCGCCGGGCAGAACCGGCTGCCCTGCATCTATTTGGTCGACTCCGGCGGCGCGTTCCTGCCGCGACAGGACGAGGTGTTTCCCGACCGCGAACATTTCGGCCGAATCTTCTACAACCAGGCCAACCTGTCCGCCGAAGGCATCCCTCAGATCGCCGCAGTGCTCGGATCCTGCACGGCCGGTGGGGCTTACGTTCCCGCGATGAGCGACGAGGCCGTGATCGTGCGAAACCAGGGCACGATCTTCCTCGGCGGACCGCCGCTGGTGAAGGCCGCCACCGGAGAAGTCGTCACCGCCGAAGAGCTCGGCGGCGGCGACCTGCATTCCAAGACCTCTGGCGTCACAGACCATCTCGCGCACGACGACCGCGACGCACTCAACATCATTCGGCGCATCGTTGCCACCTTGGGACCGCGGGGGCCGCGCGCCTGGGACGTGCTGCCGACCGTCGACCCGATCGCCGAGCAGACCGAGCTCTATGACGTAGTGCCCGTCGACCCCCGGATTCCCTACGACGTACACCAGGTGATCACCCGCATCGTCGACGGCGGCGAATTCGGTGAGTTCAAAGCGGAATACGGCACCACGTTGGTCACCGGATTCGCCCGCATCCACGGCCATCCCGTCGGGATCGTCGCCAACAACGGCGTCTTGTTCGGTGAATCTGCTTTGAAGGGCGCTCATTTCATCGAACTCTGCGATAAGCGCATGGTGCCGCTGCTGTTCTTGCAGAACATCTCCGGGTTCATGGTGGGCCGCGACTACGAGGCCGGCGGCATCGCCAAACACGGCGCCAAGATGGTCACCGCGGTGGCCTGCGCGCGGGTGCCCAAGCTGACAGTGGTGATCGGCGGCTCCTACGGGGCGGGTAACTATTCCATGTGCGGGCGGGCGTATTCGCCGCGGTTCCTGTGGATGTGGCCGAACGCGCGAATCTCGGTGATGGGCGGCGAGCAGGCCGCATCGGTGCTGGCAACAGTCCGTGGCGAGATGACGGCCGAGGAGGAAGAGGCATTCAAGGCGCCCATCCGCGCGCAGTACGAACACCAGGGCAACCCGTACTACTCGACGGCGCGGCTGTGGGACGACGGGGTGATCGACCCTGCTGACACCAGAACAGTTGTGGGGCTTGCACTTTCAGTAGTCGCCAATGCGCCAGTCGAGCCGGTCTCCTACGGCGTGTTCCGGATGTGA
- the orn gene encoding oligoribonuclease, translating into MRDHLVWIDCEMTGLNLRTDKLIEIAVLVTDGELNILGDGIDVVIHADDAALSSMIDVVRDMHARSGLIDEVRASTVDLATAETMVLDYIREHVKQPKTAPLAGNSIATDRGFIARDMPALDSYLHYRMIDVSSIKELCRRWYPRIYYGQPAKGLAHRALADIHESIRELQYYRRTAFVPPPGPATSEIAAVAAELGAPVNSAEGIDSAAEHPSG; encoded by the coding sequence GTGCGTGACCACCTGGTGTGGATCGACTGCGAGATGACCGGGCTTAACCTGCGCACGGACAAGCTGATCGAGATCGCCGTCCTGGTTACCGATGGCGAGTTGAACATCCTCGGCGACGGTATCGATGTGGTGATCCACGCCGACGATGCGGCCTTGTCGTCGATGATCGACGTGGTCAGGGACATGCACGCCCGTTCGGGGCTGATCGACGAGGTGCGCGCCTCCACCGTCGACCTGGCGACCGCGGAAACGATGGTGCTCGACTACATCCGGGAGCACGTTAAACAACCCAAGACAGCGCCGTTGGCGGGCAATTCGATCGCGACCGATCGCGGCTTCATCGCCCGCGACATGCCGGCTCTGGATTCCTACCTGCACTACCGGATGATCGACGTCAGCTCGATCAAGGAGTTGTGCCGGCGCTGGTACCCGCGCATCTACTACGGGCAGCCGGCCAAGGGTCTGGCGCACCGCGCGCTGGCCGACATTCACGAGTCGATCCGCGAACTGCAGTACTACCGACGGACCGCGTTCGTGCCGCCGCCGGGACCGGCTACCAGCGAGATCGCGGCGGTAGCCGCCGAGCTGGGGGCGCCGGTGAACTCGGCGGAGGGAATCGATTCGGCTGCCGAGCACCCGAGCGGCTAG
- a CDS encoding SACE_7040 family transcriptional regulator — protein sequence MAPSAPAGQAVNRRSQLKSDRRAQLLAAAERLFAERGFLAVRLEDIGAAAGVSGPAIYRHFPNKESLLVELLVGISTRLLAGARDVKSRSADPAEALDGLIDFHLEFALGEPDLIRIQDRDLAHLPATAERQVRRAQRQYVEVWVGVLRELEPGLAEADARLMAHAVFGLLNSTPHSMKRAESRAARSRAVMRAMTVAALTARAGTLPG from the coding sequence ATGGCACCGTCTGCCCCAGCCGGCCAGGCAGTCAACCGCCGTAGCCAGCTCAAGTCCGACCGGCGGGCGCAACTGCTGGCGGCAGCGGAGCGACTGTTCGCCGAGCGCGGGTTCCTGGCGGTGCGGCTGGAGGACATCGGCGCGGCGGCCGGCGTCAGCGGTCCGGCTATCTATCGGCACTTCCCCAACAAAGAGTCGCTGCTGGTCGAGTTGCTCGTCGGCATCAGCACCCGGCTACTCGCAGGCGCCCGAGACGTGAAGTCCCGCAGTGCTGACCCGGCCGAGGCTCTCGACGGCCTGATCGACTTCCACCTCGAATTCGCCTTGGGTGAACCGGATTTGATCCGCATCCAGGACCGCGATCTCGCGCATCTGCCCGCGACCGCCGAGCGTCAGGTGCGACGGGCACAGCGGCAGTATGTCGAGGTGTGGGTCGGTGTGCTGCGCGAGCTGGAACCCGGCCTTGCCGAAGCCGACGCGCGGCTGATGGCGCATGCCGTGTTCGGGCTGCTGAACTCGACCCCGCACAGCATGAAGCGCGCCGAGAGCAGGGCCGCGCGGTCGCGGGCGGTGATGCGGGCGATGACCGTCGCCGCGTTGACCGCCAGGGCAGGTACCCTGCCAGGGTGA
- the cmrA gene encoding mycolate reductase (Catalyzes the final step in mycolic acid biosynthesis.), giving the protein MPVPAPSPDARAVVTGASQNIGEALATELAARGHSLIVTARREDLLNELAARLVSQYGVAVDVRPADLADPADRAKLCDELAARPVSVLCANAGTATFGPVAGLDPEGEKAQVQLNVLGVHDLTLAVLPGMVERRAGGILISGSAAGNSPIPYNATYAATKAFANTFSESLRGELRGSGVHVTLLAPGPVRTELPDESEASLVERLVPDFLWISTEHTAKVSLDALERNKMRVVPGLTSKAMSVASGYAPRAIVAPIVGSFYKKLGGG; this is encoded by the coding sequence ATGCCTGTACCCGCTCCCAGCCCCGATGCGCGGGCTGTTGTCACCGGCGCATCGCAGAACATCGGCGAAGCGCTGGCCACCGAATTGGCCGCGCGCGGCCACAGCCTGATCGTCACGGCGCGACGCGAGGACCTGCTCAACGAGCTTGCCGCGCGCCTGGTCTCCCAGTACGGAGTCGCCGTGGATGTGCGGCCGGCCGACCTGGCCGACCCGGCAGACCGGGCGAAACTGTGCGACGAGCTGGCCGCCCGTCCCGTCTCGGTTCTGTGCGCCAACGCGGGCACTGCGACGTTCGGCCCAGTGGCCGGCCTTGACCCTGAAGGTGAGAAGGCTCAGGTGCAGCTGAATGTCCTTGGGGTGCATGATCTTACGCTGGCTGTGCTGCCGGGCATGGTCGAGCGCCGGGCGGGCGGTATCTTGATTTCCGGTTCGGCGGCGGGCAATTCGCCGATTCCTTATAACGCGACGTACGCGGCCACCAAGGCGTTCGCGAACACTTTCAGCGAATCGCTGCGCGGCGAACTGCGCGGCTCCGGTGTGCATGTGACCCTGCTGGCGCCCGGGCCGGTGCGCACCGAGCTACCCGATGAGTCCGAGGCCTCGCTGGTGGAGAGGTTGGTGCCCGACTTCCTGTGGATTTCGACCGAGCACACAGCCAAGGTGTCGCTGGATGCGTTGGAGCGCAACAAGATGCGCGTCGTTCCAGGCCTGACATCCAAGGCGATGTCGGTGGCCAGTGGGTACGCGCCGCGCGCGATCGTCGCGCCGATCGTCGGCAGCTTCTACAAGAAGCTGGGCGGCGGATAG
- a CDS encoding MFS transporter, translating to MGNPEPGGRAPGRSGVLAWALWDCGATGVSAIVVTFVFSVYLTSTVGEGMPGGSSPASWLGRALAVAGLTIALLAPVIGVWVESPRRRRTALMLLTVLAVVLTSAMSLIRDQPAYLWPGLALLAGTAACGDLASVPYNAMLRQLSTPQTSGRISGFGWAAGYVGSVVLLLIVYLGFISGTGDTRGLLHLPSGDGMNVRAAMLLAAAWLALLALPLLLTAHRLPASTETAPAAKGVLGGYRRLWADLTAEWRRDHNLVYFLLASAVFRDGLAGVFTFGAVLGVNVYGISQANVLIFGVAASVVAAFGAVLGGLVDDRLGSKTVIVGSLAAIITMGLTLMTLSGPRAFWACGLLLCLFIGPAQASARTLLLRMSKHGKEGVAFGLYTMTGRAVSFLAPWLFSVFVDVFGAVRAGMGGLCLVLGIGLAAMVMVRAPRRAAVVPQSAG from the coding sequence ATGGGCAACCCGGAGCCGGGCGGGCGCGCACCCGGGCGATCCGGGGTGCTGGCGTGGGCGCTGTGGGACTGCGGCGCCACCGGCGTGAGCGCGATCGTGGTGACCTTCGTGTTCTCGGTGTATCTGACCAGCACCGTCGGCGAGGGCATGCCCGGCGGCAGCTCACCGGCCAGCTGGCTGGGACGCGCCTTGGCCGTCGCCGGGTTGACGATCGCGCTGCTGGCGCCCGTCATCGGCGTGTGGGTGGAATCCCCTCGCCGCCGGCGCACCGCGCTGATGCTGCTGACCGTCCTCGCCGTCGTCCTGACCAGCGCAATGAGCCTCATCCGCGACCAACCCGCCTACCTGTGGCCCGGCCTGGCGCTGCTGGCCGGCACCGCCGCCTGCGGCGATCTCGCCAGCGTCCCGTACAACGCGATGCTGCGTCAGCTGTCCACCCCGCAGACCTCCGGACGGATCTCCGGGTTCGGCTGGGCCGCCGGCTATGTCGGCAGCGTCGTGCTGCTGCTGATCGTCTACCTGGGCTTCATCTCCGGCACAGGCGACACCCGCGGGCTCCTCCACCTGCCCAGCGGCGACGGCATGAACGTGCGCGCCGCGATGCTGCTGGCCGCCGCCTGGCTGGCACTGCTGGCCCTGCCGCTACTGCTGACCGCCCACCGGCTGCCCGCATCGACTGAGACGGCGCCAGCCGCTAAGGGCGTACTGGGCGGCTACCGCAGACTGTGGGCCGACCTGACCGCCGAATGGCGGCGCGACCATAACCTGGTGTACTTCCTGCTGGCCAGCGCCGTCTTTCGGGACGGCCTGGCCGGGGTGTTCACCTTCGGTGCGGTCCTCGGCGTCAATGTGTACGGCATCTCGCAGGCCAACGTGCTGATCTTCGGAGTGGCCGCCAGCGTGGTCGCCGCATTCGGCGCGGTGCTGGGCGGGCTGGTCGACGACCGGCTCGGATCCAAGACCGTCATCGTGGGGTCACTGGCCGCGATCATCACGATGGGGCTCACCTTGATGACGCTGTCGGGTCCACGCGCGTTCTGGGCGTGCGGGCTTCTGCTGTGCCTGTTCATCGGCCCGGCGCAGGCTTCGGCGCGCACGCTACTGCTGCGAATGTCCAAACACGGCAAGGAAGGTGTTGCCTTCGGGCTCTACACGATGACCGGGCGGGCGGTGTCTTTCCTTGCACCGTGGCTGTTTTCGGTCTTCGTCGACGTGTTCGGCGCGGTCCGCGCCGGGATGGGCGGGCTGTGCCTGGTCCTCGGCATCGGGCTGGCGGCCATGGTGATGGTGCGCGCACCGCGCCGCGCCGCCGTCGTGCCGCAAAGCGCCGGTTAA